The genomic stretch GTTGATCAAGAAAAACAATTTATTGAAATTAAACCGCACAGTATTAGTAATCAAAAATTTTCACTAATCAAGTTTAAAAACACTCTTGGTGATTTGTATTTTTTTGCCCATCAAGCATTGATTTATAGTCTTGAGGATAGCTTAATTATTAAACTTTTTTATCCTCTACAGTTTTATCGTAGTAATAAAAAAATCTATCTTTCACAAAGGAAAAAGCAAGAAAAGCTAAAAAATAATTTTTTTGAAAACCTAAAAAAATCAACACTTCTTGATGTTCAAATGAGTTTGCAAAATTATAAGGAAATCATGAGCCACAAACTCAAATTTAATGAAAATAAGTTAAAAGAATTATTTTTTTTAGTAGAAACTGAGGTTGCCTATGAATAAAAAAAGAAAAATATTTTTACCTTTAGTTTTGGTTACTAGTCCAATTTTATTGCCAACACTTTTTATTTCACAAAGCCCAACTACAAATACTGGCACACAAAACAACAATGCCAATTCTGCAAATACCCAAAATCAAAGCTCAAACCCAGATAGTCCAAAACCGATTAATCAACAAGAATTAGAACAAAATAAAGCTTTTTGAGAAAAAAATAGATTGACCTATATTAGTCGTTTTATTGAAAAAGTTAAAAAAGATATTGATGTCAAACTCGAAGATATCAAATCTAAAACTCGTGATAATCTTGAGGAAAGACTCTCACAAAGTTTTTTTTGATTGCAACTCAAACACTATTTTATTAGTAATGAGACAGCAATCCAAAACGATCCAGTCAGCTTAGGTCTTAACTTGTTAACCCCTTATATTTTTTCTAATAATATCAATTTAAAAAAAGGTGATGTCAAATTTGGTGATCAAGATTTTTCTGGCATTGAGTGAGCTACCTCGACAAATAGTGACTATTCTAAATTAAACAATGTCAGCATTACTAAAAGTGAAGATAGCTTCAACACACTAAAAGGTGAAGATTTAAAAAAACGACTTGATACATATTTTCAAGGTTTAGAATCAGGGTATAAACAATATTTATTCAAAGAAGATGAATTTCCTAAATATAAAGAGAATTTCACCTTAAACTTAGATCAAAGTGGTGCTTCTGTAGATTTAGTGCTCACTTCGCCACCTAAAGGCAAAGAAGGCATTAGCTCTTGAGATCAGTGGATTAAAAATTACTTTAGTCAACAATCCTTGCTTTTAGATTTGAGTCTAAATCAACTTCCTAATCCTACTAGTCAACAAAGTCCACAACAGCAAATTGACCTTGCTATTAGACAACTCAATCAAGCTAATCCACCAGATGTGAGCCAAAAACCAGAATTTGAAATTAGAATCGCCCCTGATTTACCACCGATTTTAAATCCAAATTGAATTGGACTTAGCAACTCAGATATTATCGCTTCTTTTAATTCTGAAGATAAAGAAAATGTTTTCTTTTTCTTAAACCCAATTAATTCACGTTTTAAATATAATGTAACTGAATTATCGCAGGTAGGCAATGATTTAGAAGCTACTGTGCAAATCGAAGATTTTGTTGCCAAATCAAGATCTGGTGCTAATCAATCTAGTTATCAAAAAAGCTATAAAAGTAAAATTTATAATGACTTTCCAACAAATGCTAGTGATGAGCTCAAAAGCGCAATTACCACTAATTTATTTTACTCAAATCAAGGTGTGGCAAATATTATTGATCAATTTTTTAGTACTATTAATGTCAAAGGTGATTTTAGCTTAGATCAAATTAAATATTTTGCTCCTGGTTCACAAAATCTAATTTACAATTTTTTCTTTTTGATTACCAAGGTTTTTTATAACAAAGATTTCCTTGATGCCCAAAAGCAGCTAGCACAAAATTATATAGGATCTGCAAAAGAAAAAGTTTACCAAGCTAGCGAATATCAATTTATCGAATATCTCAAAAAATCAGAAATTGATAACAATAAAGCATGAGATTATTATTACTTAATTTATCTAATCAATTTAACTTTCCTCCAAAGTGCTCTAAATCCTGCTGATCAAGGTGAGCAAGCTGAGTCTCAAAGTGAGCAAATTGCAAACACACTTTTACAACTTAATACATCTAAAGAGGAATTAGACAAAATTTTTAACCAATCTCGACAAAATAGTTTGTTGTTTCACCAACTAAGTTATAGAAATTATCCAAATGTCAAAAAACAGTTTGATGCAATGGTAGAATTGGCTAAAAAACTCAATATGGAAAGTCAAATTTTAGGTCAAGTTGCCTTCATTAATAAAGATGGAGGACAAGCTAATGGTCAAAATGCTGAAACTCAAGATAACAAAGTTGCCAATTTTTCTTCAATAATTGAAGAATATCGTCAAGGGCAAAAACAAGATCAAATTAAGAATTTTAGTCTCTATTTTGGTTTGGCAATCTTGCTATTGGTATTAAATGCTATTTTAGTTTCAATATTAAAAATCTTTTATAAAAAAGGAAAAAGGAGTAAATAATGACACCAAAAGTCGTCTCAATCTTAGATTATGTGCTTTTAGCTAAAGGTCAATACCCATGAAAAGAGCAACAATTTTTCTATATTAAAAATAAACCAAATATTCAAGCAGTAGTTATTCAAGCACAACAAGATCAAGCTTATTTACTTTTTAACAATCAAAAAGGTAGTGTTGACATTAATGATGAGCTAGTTGAATTAAATGATTTTGATAAAGTTAAAACATCAGAAGAATTTTTTGGCACCATTGTTGATTTTAGTGGTACAATTATCGAGCCTGCCAATCAAAAAGTGTTGAATTTCCTACCACATAGATCAAGCGCTTTTGCAACAGCGGCCTCAATTTTAGGTCGGAAAAACTTGGATACACAATTGTATACAGGAATTTTATCAATTGACTTATTCAACCCAATTGGCCTTGGTCAACGTGAGCTCATCGTTGGTGACCGTCAAACCGGAAAAACTCATATTGGAATTAATGCCATTATCAATCAGAGAGATACAAATATCAAGTGTATTTATGTCTCTGTTGGTCAAAAAAGACAAAATTTAAGCTTTGTTTTAAAAGCACTTCGTGAAAATAATGCTCTTGATAATACCATTATTTTCCATGCTCCTTCTACTAGTCCTTTTGAACAATATTTAATACCTTATTTTGCTATGGCACATGCTGAAAATCTAAGTTATGATAGTGATGTGCTTATTGTTTTTGATGATTTATCAAAACATGCCTCTGTCTATCGTGAAGTAGCACTTTTAACTAATCAGCCAATTGGAAAAGAAGCTTTCCCTAGTGATATTTTCTATACACATTCAAAATTACTTGAGCGCTCAGGAAAGTTTGTAGGACGCCACTCTATTACTGCTTTGCCAATTTTACAAACTGTCGATGATGATATCACTTCGCTTATTTCTTCAAACGTAATTTCAATTACTGATGGGCAAATTATTACCTCTAGTGCACTTTTTGCTGAAGGTAAAATTCCAGCAGTTAACATTGGTTTATCTGTTTCTAGAACAGGATCTTCTGTGCAAGCAAAAAATGTCCGTGATGTATCCAAAGAAATTAGCTCAATTTATTATAACTATCAAAAACAAATTAAATTATCTAAATTAGACTATGATTTAAACCAACAAACCTCTGATTTGCTATTTAAAGGTAGTCAAATTGAACAATTTTTATTGCAAAAAGGTTATAGTTTTTATTCACCAAAAGTGGTTCTAATGGGAATCAAAATTATTTCTTGAGGTCTTTTAAAAAATATTAGTGAGCCTTCAAGAGTTGTTGATTTTATTTACACTTTAATTGAAGTCGACCCTTTTGCAAAACGTATTTATCAAAAATACAATGATAATCAATTTGTTGATGACAAACTAGCTCGCAACTATTTTGCAACAGCTGTTAACCAATTTTTAAAAGTAAATAATTCAAAAGAAAGATTGGAAATTGAATTAGAATTTCCAGAGATTAGTGAAAAAATTATTTCTACAAGTATTGCTAAATTGAAAAAAGAAGGGATTGGTGCAAGATAATGCAAGGTATTGTTAGTCAAATTTGAACAAATGTTGTCGAAGTTTATTTTGAGTCACATTTTGCTAGTAAAATTCAACTCGAACAACGTCTTACTATGCATGAAGGTAAGACCACTTTGGTAATTAAAAAAATTCTTGATAACAATCGTGTTCGTGCTATTGTTATCTATAAAAATCAAGCAATTGCAATTGGAGATCCAGTTGTTAATACATTAAATTTTTTACAAGTACCAGTTGGTGGATTTGCTAAAAATCAAGTCTATAATATTTTAGGTCAAAGCATTAATGACAATGAATTAGTAGCTAAGACTGTTGATATTAATTCAACTATTAATATTTCTAAGCAAAAATTTGACCTTGAGCATAAAATTTTAGAAACTGGAATTAAAGCTCTTGACTTTTTTGTGCCAATTTTTGAAGGTTACAAGATTGGAATTTTTGGTGGAGCTGGTGTTGGAAAAACTGTTTTAATGAAAGAAATTATTTTCAATGTTTCCAAACAAAAAGAAAAGGTTTCTTCAATTTTTGTTGGCTCTGGTGAACGTAGTCGTGAAGGACTTGAGCTTTATCAAGAACTAGTCGAGTCTGATTTGATGAGCAAATCTACTATGTTTGTTGCACAGATGAATGAGACTCCTGGAGCTCGTTCTATGATTGTTCCAGTTGGTATCACATGTGCAGAATATGCTCGTGATGTCCAAAAAGAAGATGTTTTACTCTTTATTGACAACATTTATCGTTTTATTCAAGCAACTAATGAGGTCTCCTCTGCGCTTGAGAAAAATATTTCCATTGGTGGTTACCATGCAACTTTAGATAGTGATGTCTCTTTTATTCAAGATCGTTTATTTAAAAACGAAAATGGTTCCATTACTTCTTTCCAAACAGTTTTTCTACCAATGGATGACCTCTCTGATCCAGCAGCGATTTCCCTTTTTAGTCACTTAGATAGCTCCTTTGTGCTCTCACGTGATAAAATGTCAAGAAATATTTTCCCAGCTTTTGACCCACTTTTATCTTCATCTAATTCTGTTAGTGCCAACATTATTGGTGAGAAACACTTTAATGCCATTATTGGTGCTAAAAGTATTATGAAAAAATACAAGGATCTCGAAGATGTTATTCTAATTTTAGGATTTGATGAATTAGATCAAGAAAGCAAAATTATTGTTCGTAAAGCGCTACAATTGGAAAACTTTTTTACACAAAACTTTTTCATGGCAGAATCCTTTACTAAAGAAAAAGGAGTTTATGTGCCACTTGCCAAAACTATTGATTCAGTAATTCGCATCATCAACGGTGAATTTTTAGATGTCTCACCAGAAGAGTTTGCTTTTATTGGCTCAGTTGATGATATTGTTGCTAAAAATAAACAAGTTAATAAAAAATAATTTATAATTTTAAAAGGAGTGGAGTTATTATGAAATTTCATCTTAGTAAGAGAAGAAAAGTATTAATTGGTATTGTAGCTTCTTCGCTAGTTGCAGCTACCTCATTAGTTGCTAGTCAAAACCCTTATAGTAATGGTTTGGGTAACATTTTACATGTATCTTATATTTCAAGTGCTCCTTCATCAATTTTAAAAAATCAACCAAATGAACAAGATTTTAACTCACCAGTTACTAATTCTGAATTTGTTCCAGAACCACCAAAGCCACTTGAGCCTGAAAAAGTTGTCAAAGTTGACCAAATTATTAGAGAATCAAAACCACTTGAGCCTAAAAAAGTTGTCAAATCTGACCCAACTGTTAGACAACCAAAGCCTGAAGTTAAAGCAAAAGTTGTGACCCAAGTCAAACCAGAAGTAAAACCAGAGGTTAAAGAAATTGAGGCACCAAAGTCTAGTGAACAAATTCAAGTTGCCAAGGTTGAGCCAAGCTCTGAAAGTGATCTCAATGTTGATTTAAAAGCTCCAGCCGCCAGCTCAACAAGTGTGCCTACAACACTAGTTCCGGTTCCTTTGCAAGAAATTACAGCATTTACAACAGTAGAACCAAATTTATCAAGAGCGCGCAATTCTAGTGGAGATGCCAAAGTGCAACAAGCGCTTACTAATTATGCAATTGCTGTGGCTAATAAAATTAATGAAATTCAAAAGCGAATTAACTATTTAGAACAAGAAGTGCGTGAAATTCAACGTTCTTACAACGAAGATTTTGACAAACCACATATTAATATTCGCAAAGTTGGTCTTGAATTTTGAAAAGAAATTTACCAAAGAAGTGTTGATTTACCAAAATATAATCTCGAACGTGAAAAAAATTATTTAAAAGTTTTACAAGAGTTGCAAGCTAATCCCAAAACCTCATTAACTGCTGAAGAACTCAAATCTCTACGTCAAGGACTACTACCAACATTGACAGACCCAAATGTTTGAGGTTATGAAGATGAGTCAAAAAACCCAGTTTTAAACCATTTAAAAGGAAACAACAAAAAAAGACTTTTAAACATTCCTAGCTGATATTCTCGTAGTCCACATGGAATTGCAACCTTACAATACGATGGTTGAGATCGTAGCAACATTAGTGGTAATTTTTCTTCAGAGATTAACTCTTCTGGTGTCAGCGGTGATTCCATTCAAGTCTTTGAATACAAACCTAATGCCCAAAATGAAGATAAATCACGTCAGCCACTCAAAGTTATTGTTTTAAATGCAGATGACAACAATGCTTTTGAAAAATTTAGAGAAATTTTAGACAAAGTTATTAAAAAAGACAATGGTGTCAAAGCAGTTGTGCTTAGAAACGTTGGTCTGAAAAATTCCTTACAAAATGTTGAATTAATTTTAAAAAACTTACCAAATTCTATTGAAAAATTAACACTCTTTTTAGAAAATCAGAGTGCTACTTATGGTCTTGGTAGTCTTCGTGGTCATAAATTAAAAGAGCTTGAGCTCTACACAAGTGCTAATTCAGTTGCAAGTAATTGAGGTATTAATCCAAATGCACTAAAAGATGTTGATTTTATTAGTTTTGACTATAATAATCAAGCAACTTTTGCTAAAAACCCAGGCGAACAAATTCCTGGATCAATCATTTTTGATACCCTTCGTTGAGATAAAGGTGATAACATTAATACAGTTAATGAAGGTTTAAAAATTGTCTTTGACAGCAAAATTAACCAAAGAGTCTTCCAAGGTTCTTTTGGTGGCAAAGGTGGATACCCAACTGGACTAGATTTTTCAAACACTGATGTTAAAAGCTTAAAAGGTATTAATTTTTCTGAATTAGATAGCTCATTTAATGCTCGTTTACAAAATTGAGAAAGTGATCCTTTTGCTAAAGAGAATTTTCAAGGTTTTAAGAAAATCTTGTTTAAAAACCTTACTTTTGGGGCAACCCTAGTTGGAAATCAACCTTCTTTTGTAGCTAAAATGGAAGACTTTGATCAAGCTCAATTTTCATCACGGCTTACACTTAATGAGCCAGGTGGAGCTTCCATTTATATCAAACATAATTCACAAAATGTCTTTAATGTGCCAATTTATTTAACTGGAAATGCCACCGGAGATTCAGTTTCTCAACTAGCTACATTTATCAGTGCTGGAAGAAGAGTTGGAACTTTTGGTACAAATAGTCGAATCTATGCTGATAGTCAAGAGTTAGCTTCAAAATTATCATCAGTTGGCTTAAGTGTTGAAGTCAAAACACAATCTCAAGCTGGCTCTGAATCAACTGAACTATTATCATAATTAGTAAAGGGTTTAAAATATCATGAAAATTAAAAAAATATTAATAGGTTTAGCTTTTGCTCCAGTTTTTGCTTTAGTAGCTTGTGGTGTACAACAAAAAGTTGGAGATAAAAAACCAACTACTCCGACAAATAATGATCAAACCACTACACAATTAGCAGATCCAAAAAGAAGCCAAAAAGAAGCATTAAATCAAAAAATTACTAATTTAAGTAATGGGTTTTTTTCATCTGAGGCTAACAAAGAAAAAATTGAAAAATTTATTTTTGATTTAAATAAAATTGTTGATGAAGATATTGCCAAAATTACCTCAGATGAACAAAAACAACAGCAATTAAGACAACAAATTAAAGATAGTGTTGGTGCTTTTGAATCTTTAGCAAAAACTTCTAATTATACTTTTGGTGAGCGCAAACAACTTTTTGAACAAATTGTAAATACAATTAAAGCAAATATTTTAGAATTTGATAAACCTCAACCTCCAAGACCGGTTGATCCTCCTGGTGGTCAACAAAGAAGAGAACCAACTGAACAAGAGCTAAAAGAGTTTGATAAATTTCGCTCACAAGTAGCACCTAGAGGCCAAAACGTTACTCGTGTAGATAAAAAAACAAACCTACGTATTGTTGAAGATCAATACGAACATGATAGACCCAAAAATGAACAAGAATATTACGCTTTAGTTCAAGGTGGAGACCAAGCTATTATTAACAGACCGCCTGAACAAGGGTTAGCAAAAAGACCAACTAGTTTTGTAAAACCTGCAGATAATATTTTAAAAATACTCAACGAAAAAGCGAGAGCAGCTGGCCAACCATTGTATGAAAATGCGCAAGAGCGAACATTTTCATTGCCAACTTTTGATGCATCTGGAAACCCAAATGGACTTCACATCAATAATTATGAACAAGGATTTACCTCACCAGCATTTTGAGGAGATACTTTATCACAAGGTGGTCCAGGTCGTGTAGGATTACCAAGAATTTTAGCAAATGATCAATATAAAAAGCTTTCTAAAGCTGTTGTTTCATTGCAAATTACCAATGGTAAAGTTGACAAAGATTCACCTCGAAAAGCTGGTAAAGAAGTCTTACATTTAAGTCAATCTTCTTATGGAACAGCACAAATTATTGACTATAAATTAGAAGATGGTGTCAAATATCCTCTTACTTGATATTTTTTAACTAATGCTCACGTTGCTAATAGTCTACGTTTACATGGTGATAGTAATGAAAATGATACAAGCAAAGCTTACGGAAGAGATTTTTCAAACTATAACACAAACGATTTAGCTAGCAATACATGATCTATTGCTCTTCGTAAACTAAAACAAGATCAAATCCCACTTAAATCAAGAATTCAAGTTAGTGGAACAGCAGAAGGACAAAAAAACTATTCTACCGTTTCAGTTAGAGTTAAAGAAAAAGATGGTGACATCTACAACAATGGTCAAGATAAAGAAAATAATAAGTGAATTGGTCAAAAACCAACTAAACAATTAAATGTGCGCACCATTGTTATTGGAACTGATACTCTTAAATCTAGTCCAAAAGATTTTAGTAAGCAAGAAAACTTTAAAGATTTCCAAGAAGTGCTCGATTATGCAATTATTGAAGTAACTTTTGATAATGAAGCTGATGCCAAAGCAATCACTCAGGATTATTATAATGATAGCAGCCAACACTTCAAAGTTAGTGATACCAATCTATTAAATGAGCAAAATTATAAAAAATTCCAAACTTTAAACATCTATGGACTAGGTTTTCCAAATTCTAAAGGTGAGTTAAATCTCACTCTAAATGAATTTGATAATAAAGAAGAATATGAAGCTCGAAATTCATCAGTTTCACTTTATACAAATAAAAACTTTAGTTTATATAAAAATACTGAACCTGAAAACCTATTATACAAAGATGGGGGTGATCTTTCCTGAAGTCGTTCTTACCGTTCATTTATAAATTTACCAGGATTAACTGACCTATTTATTTCTACCCCTGTTTTATCAGATAGTCTATTTAAAGTCTCTAAATTTGAAGATGGAGAGTTTAAAAGTACACCTTATTTAATGGCAGGACAAGCAACATTGCTTGATAACTTTTCAGTTCCTGGTGGAGGTAGTGGATCACCAGTTAAATTAGGAGATAATTCAGCTTATTCAATTTTATTTGCCTCAGATGCTCGTGCTTCAGCAGGTCTTACCCTTAATTTACGTTCTTATGGCTATGATTATAAAGGTTATTATGGTAAATATAAATTAGCACAATACGATGTCATCTATGGATCAGACAACCAAAGAAAATCTTACTGGGATGCAATGAATCAGCTTTATAAATCTGATAGTAAATTTAAAACCAACTTGTTTAAAAATGGTTTCGCAGATGACACAAAAGTAGATGTTTTTAAAACAAGTGAGTTAACCAAAAATTAGCTAAAAACTAAAAAAGTCTTTAAAAATAAAGGGAGTAGGTGCAAAACTTATGAAAGTCTTGAAAATAAGTAAAAGAAAACAAATCATTTTAGGTCTTTCAACAATAGTGGTTGTTGTCCCTGTTGCAACTTCGCTAGGAATCAATAATAATTTTGTTAGCTTAGGTGTTAATCAAATTATTTATTCAACACAAGCGCCATCAACTATTGAAAAAAATGCTCAAGATGCCAATGATAAAAGCTTTGTAAGTCCAGTGGCTAATGCCAAACCACAACCAAAAAATGAGGTTTTAGAAAATACAAATAAAAGCGATATAATTGTTGATCAACCAGAAGAAAAACCAACACCTGTTGCACCTGTTGAGACTCCTAAAAGTGAACAAATCGCTTCTAATCCTCCAACTAATTCAAAAGCAGAAACTACTACAAAAGGCGATGGTTTATCAGCATTAATAAGTAGAGCTTTGAACAATATTCAAAGCGCAGTTAACTCTGAAATTAAAAAAACTGAAGAGCGAATTGCCCAACTTCAAAGTCAAGTTGATGAAATCAACCGTTATTATACTGATGAACATTTTAATGATCCGCAATATAATCCAGCTAAATTATCTAAAATTGATTGAGATAATCTCAAAATTACTTTGCTTCGTACCAAATTGTGTTCAAACTGTGGAGCAGAATACGATTTGGAACGTGAAAAAGCACAACTTAATGTTCTAAAACAACAGCAAGCTAATCCAAAAACTACATTGACTGCTGAAGAGCTCAAATCTCTGCGTCAAGGTCTTTTGCCTTCTGCTACCAACCCTTATGCTTGAGAATATCTAGATGAGTCAAAAAATCCAACTATCAACCAGCTCAAAAGAGCTGATAATGCCCGTGTTTTAAACACTTCTTCTTATTTTGCAAGAGATTCTAAATCCATCTCTACTCTTCAATATAATGGTTGAGATCGTAGAGATTTAAGCAATCAATTTAGTGGAACAGGTGTTAATGGTACTTCAGTCAAAATTTATGAGTATGCTCCTAACAAAGATAATCAGGATGCTGCAAATCGTGGTCGCTTTAAAGTTATTGTTTTAGATGCAGATGATAATAATGCTTTTGAAGATTTTCAAAATATTTTAGCAAGAGCAATAAAGCAAGACTCTAAAATTGAAGGTGTTGTTATTCAAAATATTGGTGCTAAAAATAGCTTCCAAAATGTTGATAAAATTTTACAAGCTATTCCAAGCTCAATTATCAAATTGACACTATTTTTAGACAACTATCAAGCTACCAACCATTTAAGAGCATTAGAAAATCTTAAATTAAGAGAACTAGAATTATATACTAACAGCAATGTTGTCTCTGACAATTGAGCAATTAATCCAAATGCACTTAAAAATGTTGATTATATAAGCTTTGATTATCAAAATAATAATGATAATGTAATTAGAAACGCAGGTGAAAAACTTCCCGGTTCAATAATCTTTAAAATCCTTCGTTGAGATAAAAATGATACAATTGCACAAGTAAATGAAGGTCTAAACATTGTTTTTGATAGTAAAGTTAATCAAAGAGTTTTCCAAGGAAACTCAGGTGGTAAAGGTGGATATCCTATCAATTTAGATTTTTCTAGCACTGAACACATCAAAAGTTTTAAAGGCATTGATTTTGCTAAATTAGATAAGGTTTTTGATGAAAAAATCCGTAATTGACCTGATGATCCTTTTGCAGCAGAAAATTATTTAGGTTTTAAAAATATTAAGTTCAAAGATGTTACTTTCCAAGGATCAATAGTAAATGGTGAAAAAGCTTTTAGTGCCAAATTATCTGACTTTGACCAAGGACAATTAAGACAAAGATTAATTTTTGGCGAACCAAGCTTCCCGCCAGGTCCTAATATTTATATTCAAAAAGATGGCGAGCAATATTTTGGTATCCCAATGTATTTAAGCGGTGTTTCTCTCACTGGTGATGCAAAAGAACAAATTGGTGCTTTTATAGAAGCGGCTAATCGAGGTGGTCAACAAAAAATTACTGCAATTTATGTAGATAATGAACAAGTTAGAAGTCAATTGGGAAGCTTTGTAGGCACCGCTGTTGTTAGAGTTAATAATCCAAATCAGTCTTCTTCAAATAGTGATAACTCAAATAATTTAGATTTAGCTACCTAAATGAAAAAAATTTTCTGATTTTTGCTTTTATCTAGTTCCGCTTTAATAACAGTTGTATCTTGTCAACAAAATGATCAAAAACCTATAAAAATAAAGACAATCAACCAAAAATTACCTGCAGATCAACAAACAATTAATAATAAAGTTGATAACAAAGTTGTTGATTTGAAAACCTTAAATTTAGAAATTGATAAATTAA from Mesomycoplasma conjunctivae encodes the following:
- a CDS encoding MSC_0621 family F1-like ATPase epsilon subunit, producing the protein MVKNTSWNVKIITIENKVIELKNQQAFFNVDQEKQFIEIKPHSISNQKFSLIKFKNTLGDLYFFAHQALIYSLEDSLIIKLFYPLQFYRSNKKIYLSQRKKQEKLKNNFFENLKKSTLLDVQMSLQNYKEIMSHKLKFNENKLKELFFLVETEVAYE
- a CDS encoding MSC_0620 family F1-like ATPase-associated subunit codes for the protein MNKKRKIFLPLVLVTSPILLPTLFISQSPTTNTGTQNNNANSANTQNQSSNPDSPKPINQQELEQNKAFWEKNRLTYISRFIEKVKKDIDVKLEDIKSKTRDNLEERLSQSFFWLQLKHYFISNETAIQNDPVSLGLNLLTPYIFSNNINLKKGDVKFGDQDFSGIEWATSTNSDYSKLNNVSITKSEDSFNTLKGEDLKKRLDTYFQGLESGYKQYLFKEDEFPKYKENFTLNLDQSGASVDLVLTSPPKGKEGISSWDQWIKNYFSQQSLLLDLSLNQLPNPTSQQSPQQQIDLAIRQLNQANPPDVSQKPEFEIRIAPDLPPILNPNWIGLSNSDIIASFNSEDKENVFFFLNPINSRFKYNVTELSQVGNDLEATVQIEDFVAKSRSGANQSSYQKSYKSKIYNDFPTNASDELKSAITTNLFYSNQGVANIIDQFFSTINVKGDFSLDQIKYFAPGSQNLIYNFFFLITKVFYNKDFLDAQKQLAQNYIGSAKEKVYQASEYQFIEYLKKSEIDNNKAWDYYYLIYLINLTFLQSALNPADQGEQAESQSEQIANTLLQLNTSKEELDKIFNQSRQNSLLFHQLSYRNYPNVKKQFDAMVELAKKLNMESQILGQVAFINKDGGQANGQNAETQDNKVANFSSIIEEYRQGQKQDQIKNFSLYFGLAILLLVLNAILVSILKIFYKKGKRSK
- a CDS encoding MSC_0619 family F1-like ATPase alpha subunit encodes the protein MTPKVVSILDYVLLAKGQYPWKEQQFFYIKNKPNIQAVVIQAQQDQAYLLFNNQKGSVDINDELVELNDFDKVKTSEEFFGTIVDFSGTIIEPANQKVLNFLPHRSSAFATAASILGRKNLDTQLYTGILSIDLFNPIGLGQRELIVGDRQTGKTHIGINAIINQRDTNIKCIYVSVGQKRQNLSFVLKALRENNALDNTIIFHAPSTSPFEQYLIPYFAMAHAENLSYDSDVLIVFDDLSKHASVYREVALLTNQPIGKEAFPSDIFYTHSKLLERSGKFVGRHSITALPILQTVDDDITSLISSNVISITDGQIITSSALFAEGKIPAVNIGLSVSRTGSSVQAKNVRDVSKEISSIYYNYQKQIKLSKLDYDLNQQTSDLLFKGSQIEQFLLQKGYSFYSPKVVLMGIKIISWGLLKNISEPSRVVDFIYTLIEVDPFAKRIYQKYNDNQFVDDKLARNYFATAVNQFLKVNNSKERLEIELEFPEISEKIISTSIAKLKKEGIGAR
- a CDS encoding MSC_0618 family F1-like ATPase beta subunit; amino-acid sequence: MQGIVSQIWTNVVEVYFESHFASKIQLEQRLTMHEGKTTLVIKKILDNNRVRAIVIYKNQAIAIGDPVVNTLNFLQVPVGGFAKNQVYNILGQSINDNELVAKTVDINSTINISKQKFDLEHKILETGIKALDFFVPIFEGYKIGIFGGAGVGKTVLMKEIIFNVSKQKEKVSSIFVGSGERSREGLELYQELVESDLMSKSTMFVAQMNETPGARSMIVPVGITCAEYARDVQKEDVLLFIDNIYRFIQATNEVSSALEKNISIGGYHATLDSDVSFIQDRLFKNENGSITSFQTVFLPMDDLSDPAAISLFSHLDSSFVLSRDKMSRNIFPAFDPLLSSSNSVSANIIGEKHFNAIIGAKSIMKKYKDLEDVILILGFDELDQESKIIVRKALQLENFFTQNFFMAESFTKEKGVYVPLAKTIDSVIRIINGEFLDVSPEEFAFIGSVDDIVAKNKQVNKK
- a CDS encoding putative immunoglobulin-blocking virulence protein, which encodes MKFHLSKRRKVLIGIVASSLVAATSLVASQNPYSNGLGNILHVSYISSAPSSILKNQPNEQDFNSPVTNSEFVPEPPKPLEPEKVVKVDQIIRESKPLEPKKVVKSDPTVRQPKPEVKAKVVTQVKPEVKPEVKEIEAPKSSEQIQVAKVEPSSESDLNVDLKAPAASSTSVPTTLVPVPLQEITAFTTVEPNLSRARNSSGDAKVQQALTNYAIAVANKINEIQKRINYLEQEVREIQRSYNEDFDKPHINIRKVGLEFWKEIYQRSVDLPKYNLEREKNYLKVLQELQANPKTSLTAEELKSLRQGLLPTLTDPNVWGYEDESKNPVLNHLKGNNKKRLLNIPSWYSRSPHGIATLQYDGWDRSNISGNFSSEINSSGVSGDSIQVFEYKPNAQNEDKSRQPLKVIVLNADDNNAFEKFREILDKVIKKDNGVKAVVLRNVGLKNSLQNVELILKNLPNSIEKLTLFLENQSATYGLGSLRGHKLKELELYTSANSVASNWGINPNALKDVDFISFDYNNQATFAKNPGEQIPGSIIFDTLRWDKGDNINTVNEGLKIVFDSKINQRVFQGSFGGKGGYPTGLDFSNTDVKSLKGINFSELDSSFNARLQNWESDPFAKENFQGFKKILFKNLTFGATLVGNQPSFVAKMEDFDQAQFSSRLTLNEPGGASIYIKHNSQNVFNVPIYLTGNATGDSVSQLATFISAGRRVGTFGTNSRIYADSQELASKLSSVGLSVEVKTQSQAGSESTELLS